In Hymenobacter gelipurpurascens, one DNA window encodes the following:
- a CDS encoding sugar phosphate isomerase/epimerase family protein — MKTIKGPAIFLAQFISDTPPFNSLEAICQWASGLGFKGVQLPTLDSRFIDLQKAAESKTYADELKGKVQAAGLEITELSTHLQGQLVAVNPVYDQLFDGFAPAAVRNNPKARQEWAVQQLKYAAKASQNLGLTAHATFSGALLWPMVYPWPQRPAGLVETGFTELAKRWLPILNTFDECGVDVCYEVHAGEDLHDGISYEMFLDKVGHHARACLLYDPSHFVLQCLDYLEYIDIYHERIRMFHVKDAEFNPTGRQGVYGGYQSWVDRAGRFRSLGDGQVDFKAIFSKMAQYDFPGWAVLEWECALKHPEDGAREGAAFIRDHIIRVTDKAFDDFAASGTDETFNKTLLGL, encoded by the coding sequence GGAGGCTATTTGCCAGTGGGCAAGTGGCCTGGGCTTCAAAGGCGTGCAGCTGCCCACGCTAGATAGCCGCTTCATAGATCTGCAAAAAGCCGCCGAAAGCAAAACCTACGCCGATGAGTTGAAAGGCAAAGTGCAGGCCGCTGGTCTGGAAATCACGGAGCTCTCTACGCACCTGCAGGGCCAGCTGGTGGCCGTGAACCCGGTGTACGACCAGCTGTTTGATGGCTTTGCTCCCGCAGCTGTGCGCAACAACCCCAAGGCGCGGCAGGAGTGGGCCGTGCAGCAGCTCAAGTATGCCGCCAAAGCCTCCCAAAACCTCGGCCTGACCGCTCACGCCACCTTCAGCGGTGCCCTGCTGTGGCCGATGGTGTACCCGTGGCCCCAGCGCCCGGCTGGCTTGGTGGAAACAGGCTTCACGGAGTTAGCCAAGCGCTGGCTGCCCATCCTGAACACGTTTGACGAATGCGGCGTGGATGTTTGCTACGAAGTGCATGCGGGCGAAGACCTGCACGATGGCATCAGCTACGAAATGTTCTTGGATAAGGTAGGCCACCACGCCCGCGCCTGCCTGCTCTACGACCCCTCACATTTCGTACTGCAATGCCTCGATTATCTGGAGTACATTGATATCTATCATGAGCGCATCAGGATGTTTCACGTCAAGGATGCTGAGTTCAACCCCACGGGGCGGCAGGGCGTGTATGGCGGGTACCAAAGCTGGGTGGACCGCGCCGGCCGGTTCCGCTCTCTCGGCGATGGACAGGTAGATTTCAAGGCCATTTTCAGCAAGATGGCCCAATACGATTTTCCCGGCTGGGCCGTATTGGAGTGGGAATGCGCCCTCAAACACCCCGAAGATGGCGCCCGCGAAGGCGCGGCCTTCATCCGCGACCATATCATTCGGGTAACCGACAAAGCCTTCGACGATTTCGCCGCCTCGGGAACTGATGAAACCTTCAATAAAACGCTGCTAGGCCTCTAG
- a CDS encoding c-type cytochrome — protein sequence MKKVFLLLSLCTGLAACNPDKPKTQEKYTLAEPDYNLANDSTTGANVTAVARQPQVDTNVTKIGTAPTGGAVATGAKLMEGADCASCHRENEKLLGPAYHDVALKYPATDANVKMLAGKIISGGKGNWGDIAMTPHPNISEADAQEMTRYILSLK from the coding sequence ATGAAAAAAGTATTTCTGCTACTCAGCCTTTGCACTGGCCTGGCCGCCTGCAATCCGGATAAACCCAAGACCCAGGAGAAATACACCCTGGCGGAGCCCGACTATAACCTGGCCAACGACAGCACCACGGGTGCCAACGTAACGGCTGTAGCGCGTCAGCCTCAGGTAGATACCAACGTCACCAAAATCGGAACGGCCCCGACAGGCGGAGCCGTAGCCACGGGCGCCAAGCTGATGGAAGGTGCCGACTGCGCCAGCTGCCACCGCGAAAACGAGAAGCTGCTGGGCCCTGCCTACCACGATGTGGCGCTGAAATACCCCGCCACCGATGCCAACGTCAAAATGCTGGCGGGCAAAATCATTAGCGGCGGCAAAGGCAACTGGGGCGACATCGCCATGACGCCTCACCCCAACATCTCCGAAGCCGACGCCCAGGAGATGACCCGCTACATTCTCAGCCTGAAGTAG